The proteins below come from a single Edaphobacter acidisoli genomic window:
- the argC gene encoding N-acetyl-gamma-glutamyl-phosphate reductase, protein MEEEDTVATTGSNAAPRVAVAGVSGYAGGELARLLLRHPRLAGVRPAFLGRAAESETKSTAWLEDLHPQLGVPGTAQSNPVHPFSWEWLVDSGIEFLFLATPHEQSREWAPEALKRGIKVIDLSGAWRLKDAKNREVYHLHDADPTQAAKLQDEAVYGCPELHRKEIRTARLVANPGCYPTSVILALAPLVQAGLVDLSHEIICDSKSGVSGAGKAPSAKTHFMYAADNLSAYAVFGHRHTGELFEQLHLNPDQIQFTPHLLPIPRGILSTIYLRLKTATTPEAVHQILTNFYSGSPMVRVHPAQQLPQIQHIVRTNFCDVGFALAKDGKRLIMVSCLDNLLKGAAGQAVQNLNVMCGWAEEEGLL, encoded by the coding sequence ATCGAGGAAGAAGACACCGTCGCAACCACAGGCAGCAACGCGGCCCCGCGCGTAGCCGTAGCTGGAGTCAGCGGCTATGCGGGCGGCGAACTCGCCCGGCTCCTGTTGCGTCATCCCCGGTTAGCTGGCGTGCGTCCTGCATTCCTTGGCCGTGCCGCCGAATCCGAAACAAAGTCAACGGCGTGGCTCGAAGACCTGCATCCACAACTCGGCGTGCCCGGAACCGCGCAGTCCAACCCCGTCCATCCCTTCAGCTGGGAGTGGCTCGTCGACTCCGGAATTGAATTTTTATTCCTCGCCACGCCGCATGAGCAATCACGCGAATGGGCGCCCGAAGCGCTGAAGCGAGGCATCAAAGTCATCGACCTGAGCGGTGCGTGGCGACTCAAAGACGCGAAGAACCGCGAGGTCTACCATCTCCACGATGCCGACCCCACGCAAGCGGCAAAGCTGCAAGACGAAGCCGTCTACGGTTGCCCCGAACTGCACCGCAAAGAGATTCGCACGGCGCGTCTGGTGGCGAATCCCGGCTGCTATCCCACATCCGTCATCCTTGCGCTTGCGCCTCTCGTGCAGGCCGGGCTCGTCGATCTCTCGCACGAGATCATCTGCGACTCGAAGTCCGGTGTGAGCGGCGCGGGCAAGGCCCCATCCGCCAAGACCCACTTCATGTACGCGGCGGACAACCTCTCGGCCTACGCGGTCTTCGGCCATCGCCACACGGGCGAGCTCTTCGAGCAGCTTCATCTCAACCCGGACCAGATTCAATTCACCCCGCATCTGCTGCCAATCCCGCGCGGCATTCTTTCGACAATCTATCTCCGCCTGAAGACCGCAACGACGCCGGAAGCAGTGCATCAGATACTCACCAACTTCTACAGCGGCAGCCCGATGGTGCGCGTTCATCCCGCGCAGCAGTTGCCGCAGATTCAACACATCGTCCGCACAAACTTCTGTGACGTTGGCTTTGCGCTGGCGAAGGACGGCAAGCGCCTCATCATGGTGTCGTGTCTCGACAACCTGTTGAAGGGCGCAGCCGGCCAGGCCGTGCAGAACCTCAACGTCATGTGCGGCTGGGCCGAAGAGGAGGGCTTGCTTTGA
- a CDS encoding arginine repressor: protein MKQQRQTVIRELLVKATVASQDELRRKLAGRGFHVTQATLSRDIHELRLSKGPGGYSLPSEADEAEDALPDIGEVLGSFGLKVNQAQNLLVLVTTTGGAQPIAAGIDYEDWPEVVGTLAGDDTVLIICPDQEQANQLKTRIEGYLG, encoded by the coding sequence ATGAAACAACAACGCCAAACCGTAATCCGTGAGCTGCTCGTCAAAGCCACGGTGGCCAGCCAGGACGAACTGCGCCGCAAGCTTGCAGGCCGCGGGTTTCACGTCACCCAGGCAACGCTCTCACGCGATATTCACGAACTGCGTTTATCAAAAGGCCCAGGAGGGTATTCCCTTCCCAGCGAAGCTGATGAGGCCGAAGACGCACTTCCTGACATCGGCGAGGTATTGGGAAGCTTTGGGCTTAAAGTTAATCAAGCGCAGAATCTTCTGGTTCTGGTGACGACCACAGGCGGCGCGCAACCCATCGCCGCCGGCATCGATTATGAAGACTGGCCCGAGGTGGTTGGCACCCTCGCGGGCGATGACACAGTGCTGATTATCTGCCCCGATCAGGAGCAGGCGAACCAGCTGAAGACACGGATCGAGGGCTATCTTGGCTAA
- a CDS encoding glutamate synthase-related protein, giving the protein MDWSPANTTKSELEVSLKPSRRPVSLVDSRFDSDSCGVGFVASVNATSTHDILQKALTALSRLEHRGATAADGKSSDGVGVMTAVPRELLVRAANVSIADDQLLGVGMLLLPTDETRAEALLERCLRSHDLTVLCWRDVPVCTEYLGEMALSTMPKIRQVLVADMTGSEPGTMERRLYLARKQFERAHERGDVTGNICSLSTQTIIYKAMCSGGFLASFYPDLASELYVTPFAIFHQRYATNTLPTWHRAQPLRTLGHNGEINTVWGNRARMAARGSTLPVECKPVLTEDGTDSTSLDEAIELLAQNGRTLPEAVRMLLPPATSDKHSSLFLQYHMDCSEPWDGPAAIAFSDGRYVGAALDRNGLRPCRFAITKSGLVVTGSEAGLVDLDPEEVTHSGRLGPGQMFVVDLEKHKIYEDESLTELFDAGATYATLVEDSPLTAVAVEPSEPAKLASTQKGFGYTREDVKMILQPMAVDGKDPVWSMGDDTPLAFLARATRPVYGYFRQRFAQVTNPAIDPLREACVVSLHTRLGPWPHLLDKNAPLPGLSLKSPFLSLGQVEALRRGDYPHKAELNLAELQCVFDASGTLEEALDELCMQAIKLVRNGARILLLSDRSATAERLPVPMAMATGAIHQALVAAGLRTLAGMAVEAGDCRDIHHAAVLIGYGAGVVCPWLALETGISQAPAGTDPLVAEYKMLKSLDAGLAKVMSKMGISVVDSYRGAHLFDILGLHSSVVDRCFPNTPAPLSGVGFDEVERQLRQTWQASGSETDGLSDFGWVRFRKSDTSEYHAWQPPNVKALQSVVGTARNVPLPEDPTSAFQIFTNDVIRRDPSVLRDLLEIRPAGQELQLSEVEAPENIWKRFISSAMSLGSLSPEAHHTITAAMNMLGARSNTGEGGEDAAVYRLDAEGVAKAEAAEEAALAARAGGSAAAVAEPVVEAPAIHVSLNNKIKQIASGRFGVTAEYLAHAEEIEIKVAQGAKPGEGGQLPAHKVSGLIARLRHAQPGVQLISPPPHHDIYSIEDLAQLIYDLKRVNNKATIGVKLVSGCGVGTVAAGVAKAYADFIVIAGNVGGTGAAALSSIKYAGNPWELGLAEAQQVLMQNGMRSRVRLRTDGGLATARDILIAAMLGADEYAFGTAVLVVLGCDMARQCHLNTCPTGIATQKPELRAKFRGKPEHVVRFFQELAADVQKLLARYGLPSLEAAIGRTDLLEQVRFDGNLDLQPMLAQVADGPSRWMGIRNDQPVARPPLDEAWVEPALRAVEAGEPYVVNSKITNADRSVGARLAGELAVLRAQNETPSDITFNLEGTAGQSFGAFAADGMKLVLSGQANDFVGKGLSGGELVVKARGLAAKDSGQHVILGNVALYGATSGKLFAAGRAGERFAVRNSGAVAVVEGVGDHGCEYMTGGTVVILGKTGINFGAGMTGGLAWVNDADGTLIAEGRYHPEFLTAEPFSALDAESQASLKALIEMHVAASDSGLAKAMLANWPASAQGFVRMTPVPQV; this is encoded by the coding sequence ATGGACTGGTCTCCGGCAAATACCACGAAGTCTGAGCTTGAAGTGTCCCTGAAGCCTTCAAGACGCCCCGTTTCACTGGTGGATTCCCGCTTCGATAGCGACTCCTGCGGTGTTGGATTTGTAGCCTCGGTCAATGCAACCTCTACCCACGACATTCTGCAAAAAGCACTGACTGCGCTGAGCCGTCTGGAGCACCGCGGAGCGACTGCGGCTGACGGCAAGAGCAGCGACGGCGTTGGTGTGATGACGGCTGTTCCACGTGAGTTGCTGGTACGCGCAGCGAACGTTTCGATTGCCGACGACCAGTTGCTTGGCGTGGGCATGTTGCTGCTGCCGACGGATGAGACGCGCGCCGAGGCGCTGCTGGAGCGGTGTTTGCGCTCGCACGATCTTACTGTTCTTTGTTGGCGCGACGTGCCGGTTTGTACGGAGTATCTCGGCGAGATGGCGCTGAGCACGATGCCGAAGATTCGCCAGGTGCTGGTTGCCGATATGACGGGCAGCGAGCCGGGAACGATGGAGCGGCGGCTGTATCTTGCGCGCAAGCAGTTTGAGCGCGCACATGAGCGTGGCGATGTTACGGGCAATATTTGCTCGCTCTCGACCCAGACCATTATCTACAAGGCGATGTGCTCGGGAGGCTTTCTCGCCAGCTTCTATCCGGACCTTGCATCCGAGTTGTATGTGACTCCCTTTGCTATCTTCCATCAGCGTTATGCGACCAACACGCTGCCTACGTGGCACCGCGCGCAGCCGCTGCGCACGCTGGGGCATAACGGCGAGATCAATACGGTGTGGGGCAATCGCGCACGGATGGCCGCTCGCGGTTCAACGCTTCCTGTCGAGTGCAAGCCGGTCCTGACCGAGGATGGGACGGACTCGACCAGCCTGGATGAGGCGATTGAGCTGCTCGCGCAGAATGGGCGCACGCTGCCGGAGGCTGTCCGGATGCTGCTTCCGCCTGCGACCTCTGACAAGCACTCATCGCTCTTCCTGCAATATCACATGGACTGCTCGGAGCCGTGGGACGGCCCTGCGGCGATTGCCTTTAGTGACGGCAGATATGTCGGTGCGGCACTCGACCGCAACGGTCTGCGTCCGTGCCGGTTCGCCATCACGAAGTCCGGCCTTGTGGTGACTGGCTCTGAGGCTGGTTTGGTCGATCTGGACCCTGAAGAAGTTACGCATAGCGGACGCCTCGGGCCGGGGCAGATGTTTGTTGTCGATCTTGAGAAGCACAAGATTTACGAGGACGAGTCGCTCACGGAACTCTTCGATGCGGGCGCAACCTACGCGACGCTGGTGGAGGATTCGCCTCTGACCGCAGTTGCCGTGGAGCCTTCTGAGCCGGCGAAGCTGGCTTCGACGCAGAAGGGTTTTGGCTACACGCGTGAAGACGTGAAGATGATTTTGCAGCCGATGGCTGTGGACGGTAAGGATCCGGTGTGGTCGATGGGCGACGATACGCCGCTCGCGTTCCTTGCGCGCGCTACGCGTCCGGTCTATGGCTACTTCCGCCAGCGCTTTGCGCAGGTGACGAATCCGGCGATCGATCCGCTGCGTGAGGCGTGCGTTGTCTCGCTGCATACGCGACTGGGCCCCTGGCCGCACCTGCTCGATAAGAATGCTCCGTTGCCGGGGCTTTCGCTGAAGTCGCCGTTCTTGTCGCTGGGACAGGTGGAGGCGCTGCGCCGCGGTGATTACCCGCACAAGGCGGAGCTGAATCTTGCCGAGCTGCAATGTGTCTTCGATGCTTCGGGCACGCTGGAAGAGGCGCTAGACGAGCTGTGCATGCAGGCGATCAAGCTTGTCCGCAATGGCGCACGCATTCTTCTGCTCTCGGACCGCTCGGCGACGGCTGAGCGTCTGCCGGTGCCGATGGCGATGGCGACTGGCGCGATTCATCAGGCGCTGGTCGCAGCGGGGCTGCGCACGCTTGCTGGTATGGCTGTTGAAGCTGGAGACTGCCGTGATATTCACCATGCTGCGGTGCTGATTGGTTATGGCGCTGGCGTTGTTTGTCCGTGGCTGGCGCTGGAGACCGGCATCAGCCAGGCGCCTGCGGGCACCGACCCGCTGGTGGCCGAGTACAAGATGCTCAAGTCGCTCGATGCGGGCCTGGCGAAGGTGATGTCGAAGATGGGAATCTCTGTCGTCGACAGCTATCGCGGCGCACATCTGTTCGACATTCTTGGACTGCATTCGAGTGTTGTGGATCGCTGCTTCCCGAATACTCCTGCACCGCTGTCGGGTGTTGGGTTTGACGAGGTCGAGAGGCAGCTTCGTCAGACGTGGCAGGCGAGTGGCTCTGAGACGGATGGGCTTTCGGACTTTGGCTGGGTGCGCTTCCGCAAGAGCGATACTTCGGAGTACCACGCGTGGCAGCCACCGAACGTGAAGGCGTTGCAGTCGGTCGTTGGAACGGCACGTAATGTTCCTTTGCCCGAAGATCCGACCAGCGCGTTTCAAATCTTTACCAATGATGTGATTCGGCGCGATCCTTCGGTTTTGCGCGATCTGCTCGAGATTCGTCCTGCTGGACAGGAGTTGCAGCTGAGCGAGGTTGAAGCGCCGGAGAATATCTGGAAGCGGTTCATCTCGAGCGCGATGTCGCTCGGTTCGCTGAGCCCGGAGGCCCATCACACGATTACGGCGGCCATGAACATGCTCGGCGCGCGATCGAACACGGGTGAGGGCGGCGAGGATGCGGCCGTCTATCGGCTGGATGCCGAGGGCGTGGCCAAGGCTGAAGCAGCCGAAGAGGCTGCTCTGGCGGCTCGCGCTGGCGGAAGCGCGGCAGCAGTTGCGGAGCCTGTTGTTGAGGCACCTGCGATTCACGTTTCGCTGAATAACAAGATTAAGCAGATTGCCTCCGGGCGCTTTGGCGTTACGGCGGAGTATCTGGCGCATGCTGAGGAGATCGAGATCAAGGTCGCGCAGGGTGCGAAGCCTGGCGAGGGTGGACAGCTTCCGGCCCACAAGGTGAGCGGGTTGATTGCGAGACTGCGTCACGCGCAACCCGGCGTGCAGTTGATCTCGCCTCCACCGCACCACGATATTTACTCGATTGAGGACCTCGCGCAGCTTATCTACGACCTGAAGCGCGTCAACAACAAGGCCACGATTGGCGTGAAGCTGGTCTCCGGCTGCGGTGTTGGTACGGTGGCTGCTGGTGTTGCGAAGGCGTATGCGGACTTCATTGTTATAGCTGGCAATGTAGGCGGAACGGGTGCTGCGGCGCTGTCGAGCATCAAGTACGCGGGTAATCCGTGGGAGCTTGGTCTTGCCGAGGCGCAACAGGTGCTGATGCAGAACGGTATGCGAAGCCGTGTGCGTCTGCGGACTGACGGCGGTCTCGCCACGGCTCGCGACATTTTGATTGCGGCTATGCTCGGCGCGGATGAGTACGCCTTCGGCACGGCTGTGCTTGTTGTACTCGGTTGCGATATGGCGCGGCAGTGCCACCTGAACACCTGTCCCACTGGCATCGCTACACAGAAGCCAGAGTTGCGGGCAAAGTTCCGCGGCAAGCCTGAGCACGTCGTCCGCTTCTTCCAGGAGTTGGCTGCCGATGTTCAGAAGCTGCTTGCGCGCTATGGCCTGCCTTCGCTTGAAGCGGCGATTGGCCGCACCGATCTGCTGGAGCAGGTACGCTTCGACGGCAATCTCGACTTGCAGCCGATGCTTGCGCAGGTCGCCGACGGTCCAAGCCGCTGGATGGGCATCCGGAATGATCAGCCGGTCGCGCGTCCTCCGCTGGACGAGGCGTGGGTTGAGCCCGCGCTGCGAGCGGTGGAAGCTGGCGAGCCGTACGTCGTCAACTCGAAGATCACGAACGCGGACCGTTCGGTCGGCGCACGGTTGGCAGGTGAATTGGCTGTGTTGCGTGCACAGAACGAGACGCCTTCTGACATCACGTTCAACCTCGAAGGAACGGCTGGGCAGTCGTTCGGCGCGTTTGCTGCCGATGGAATGAAACTTGTGCTCTCGGGCCAGGCGAACGACTTCGTCGGCAAGGGGCTCTCGGGCGGCGAACTGGTCGTCAAGGCACGCGGTCTGGCGGCGAAGGACAGTGGTCAGCACGTAATTCTGGGCAACGTTGCGCTCTACGGCGCGACTTCAGGCAAGCTGTTTGCCGCGGGTCGTGCGGGTGAGCGGTTTGCGGTTCGCAACTCGGGCGCGGTGGCCGTCGTGGAAGGTGTCGGCGACCATGGCTGCGAGTACATGACTGGTGGCACGGTGGTGATTCTCGGTAAGACGGGCATCAACTTCGGCGCCGGCATGACGGGCGGTCTGGCCTGGGTCAACGACGCCGACGGCACGTTGATCGCAGAGGGCAGATATCACCCTGAGTTCCTCACGGCTGAGCCGTTTAGCGCACTCGATGCGGAGTCGCAGGCAAGTCTGAAGGCACTCATCGAGATGCACGTTGCGGCTTCGGACAGCGGTCTGGCCAAGGCTATGCTGGCGAACTGGCCGGCGAGCGCCCAGGGCTTCGTCCGGATGACCCCGGTTCCGCAGGTCTAG
- a CDS encoding TetR/AcrR family transcriptional regulator: MARPESKRRVEDGKQENGTATPATGQGSEKYQRILDAAVEVIAEHGYFNSPVSAIAKRAGVADGTIYLYFKSKDDVLRTAIDSTFQRFYSIVEERFKTLTSPREQLEFIAEVHLSSHSANRSMAVLMQTEMRQSAKFIAEFSHHHLVKYIQVVREVIRRGQQEGIFRQDVSDGVVAHCMFGAIDELLSSAVFTGRVYDPKATAAQVMDILMHGIQSRG, from the coding sequence ATGGCAAGGCCTGAATCGAAACGCAGAGTAGAAGACGGAAAGCAGGAGAACGGAACCGCCACACCGGCGACCGGGCAGGGAAGCGAGAAATACCAGCGCATTCTGGACGCGGCTGTTGAAGTGATTGCCGAGCACGGCTACTTCAACTCTCCGGTCAGCGCAATTGCCAAGCGAGCAGGCGTCGCGGACGGCACGATCTACCTGTACTTCAAAAGCAAGGACGATGTGCTGCGCACGGCCATCGACTCGACCTTCCAGCGCTTCTATTCCATCGTGGAAGAGCGATTCAAGACGCTCACGAGCCCGCGCGAGCAGTTAGAGTTTATTGCTGAAGTTCACCTTTCAAGCCACTCGGCCAACCGCAGTATGGCTGTGCTGATGCAGACGGAGATGCGGCAGAGCGCGAAGTTTATCGCGGAGTTCTCGCACCATCATCTGGTGAAGTACATTCAGGTTGTGCGCGAGGTTATCCGGCGTGGGCAGCAGGAGGGCATCTTCAGGCAGGATGTCTCCGACGGAGTTGTTGCGCACTGCATGTTCGGCGCGATTGATGAGTTGCTCAGCTCCGCTGTCTTTACTGGCCGCGTCTACGACCCCAAGGCGACGGCGGCGCAGGTGATGGACATCCTGATGCATGGGATTCAGAGCAGAGGATAG
- a CDS encoding arylsulfatase — MNRRHFVGLSGAALFGTGLDAVSQPQATPRYTPSTVKRDRPNILLLMADQWRGDCMGAYGNKAISTPNLDHLAKEGIRFTSAYSCTPTCTPARSALLTGMGPWRNGLLGYGHMASNLYPVEKARAMSAAGYYTTSIGKNHYYPIRNAHGYHHLVCDEHCSYWFHTEQSQAEGSWEERCDYEAWFWSQVPDKDPHATGLGWNDHRGIPFVYPEELHATHWTGETAVRFLSGYERPEPFFLKVSFIRPHSPYDAPERFFKMYEDRELPAPEAGDWAKKYEPRSSDRDDLWHGKLSADEMRRSRQGYYGSISFVDEQIGRILEVLDKRKLLDETLVLFISDHGDMLGDQNLWRKGYGYEQSAHVPMLMRPAAGMGLGPAGQVITNPVELRDILPTCLDAAGASIPESIEGKSLLQLVRTKGEGWREYIDLEHNICYSPEIHWNGLTDGRWKYLYHAMHGEEQLFHLENDPHELKDLSGNVEFAPQLQLWRQRLVAHLEERGEDWVKDGKLVPRPKGMLLSPNFPGYAPADDMLKKVAWGA, encoded by the coding sequence ATGAACCGAAGACACTTCGTTGGATTGAGCGGCGCAGCATTGTTCGGCACTGGTCTTGACGCAGTCAGCCAACCTCAGGCCACTCCCCGATACACGCCCAGCACCGTCAAGCGCGACCGCCCCAACATTCTCCTCCTCATGGCCGACCAGTGGCGCGGCGACTGCATGGGAGCGTATGGCAACAAGGCCATCAGCACGCCAAACCTCGACCACCTGGCGAAAGAAGGCATCCGCTTCACCTCGGCCTACTCCTGTACGCCAACCTGCACTCCAGCCCGCAGCGCGCTGCTAACAGGCATGGGCCCGTGGCGCAATGGATTGCTCGGGTACGGCCACATGGCCAGCAATCTGTATCCAGTCGAGAAAGCCAGGGCGATGTCCGCGGCAGGCTACTACACAACGTCCATCGGCAAGAACCACTACTACCCCATCCGCAACGCGCACGGATACCACCATCTGGTCTGCGATGAACATTGCAGCTACTGGTTCCACACCGAGCAGTCACAAGCAGAGGGATCATGGGAAGAGCGCTGCGACTACGAAGCATGGTTCTGGTCGCAGGTGCCGGACAAAGACCCGCACGCTACCGGGCTCGGATGGAACGACCATCGCGGCATCCCATTTGTCTATCCAGAAGAATTACACGCAACGCACTGGACCGGCGAGACCGCGGTGCGGTTTCTCTCCGGCTACGAGCGCCCCGAGCCATTCTTCCTGAAGGTCTCCTTCATCCGTCCGCACAGCCCTTACGATGCGCCGGAGCGCTTCTTCAAAATGTACGAAGACCGCGAACTGCCCGCGCCGGAGGCTGGCGATTGGGCAAAGAAGTACGAGCCGCGCAGCAGCGACCGCGACGACCTCTGGCACGGCAAACTCTCTGCCGATGAGATGCGCCGTTCGCGCCAGGGCTACTATGGCTCCATCAGCTTTGTGGACGAGCAGATTGGTCGCATCCTCGAAGTCCTCGACAAGCGCAAACTGCTCGACGAGACGCTGGTCCTCTTCATCTCCGACCACGGCGACATGCTCGGCGACCAGAACCTCTGGCGCAAGGGCTACGGTTACGAGCAGTCCGCACACGTTCCCATGCTGATGCGTCCAGCCGCAGGCATGGGTCTCGGGCCTGCGGGACAGGTCATCACAAATCCCGTCGAGCTGCGAGACATTCTTCCCACTTGTCTCGATGCCGCCGGAGCAAGCATCCCCGAGAGCATCGAAGGCAAGAGCCTGCTGCAGCTGGTGCGAACGAAGGGCGAGGGCTGGCGCGAATATATCGACCTCGAACACAACATCTGCTACAGCCCGGAGATTCATTGGAACGGCCTGACCGATGGGCGATGGAAATATCTCTACCACGCCATGCACGGCGAAGAGCAGCTCTTCCATCTTGAGAACGACCCGCACGAATTGAAGGATCTGTCAGGCAACGTCGAATTCGCGCCCCAGTTGCAGCTCTGGCGGCAACGACTTGTCGCGCACCTGGAAGAGCGCGGCGAGGATTGGGTCAAAGATGGCAAACTCGTCCCGAGGCCGAAGGGAATGCTGCTTTCTCCCAACTTCCCAGGCTACGCACCAGCAGACGACATGTTGAAGAAGGTCGCATGGGGAGCGTGA